DNA sequence from the Deinococcus fonticola genome:
GTCAGAACCATGTGACGAAAGGGCTTTATCATAATGCCGACATGCTGGCAAACCTCACCAAACTCGTAACCGATGTCGATGGAGCCTGGGGCGCCGCCATCGGTGGCCTCGACGGCCTGCTCGTGGAAGGCTACACCCCCACCGCCACCGACCTGAACCTGCTCGTTGCCGAGCACGCGGGACTGCTGCGGGCAGCCAACAGCGTGTATACCCAAACGGTGAACGGCGGAAAAACCCGTGAATTCTATGTGCGCGGCGAACAGCTCAGCGTGTACCTGCAACCCATCAACGACGAATTCTTCCTGCTGGTCGCCCTGGACGGACGCAGCAACCTGGGCCAGGCCCGCCTGTACATGCGCGAAGCCGCCCGCAACC
Encoded proteins:
- a CDS encoding roadblock/LC7 domain-containing protein gives rise to the protein MLANLTKLVTDVDGAWGAAIGGLDGLLVEGYTPTATDLNLLVAEHAGLLRAANSVYTQTVNGGKTREFYVRGEQLSVYLQPINDEFFLLVALDGRSNLGQARLYMREAARNLGGFL